The DNA window TCCTAAAACAGCACCACAAGGAGAGAAAACCATGTAAGGCAGTGCTGGAGTGGCGACTCTGGGAAGGGAGGGTAAAGTAAGACAAATATGTACCACGGGATTCTAATTTTAGTGCTTAGGCGAGGAATGAATATGTGATAAATAAGTGGTGGAATTAAGACTGGTTTCTATCCCCATCATGTAGGTTTTGGTAAGGAACAGGAAGTCCACCAGGCTTTTGACACACTAAGGTCACTAAACCATCAGATTCTTATTAAACTTGGCTCAATCTGCATtctttagagagacgtaggttaagaggtgatcagatagaagtaTTTAGTGGTATAGGGATTACAACAAGGGGGACATGAGaaaaagttcttaggatcaggaAGTAGGAAAGACACCAGAAATAgtgggtttaagcttgagaaattcaggtttaggagagatgggaagaaatTGGTTTTCAGAGTAATTGGTGAGTGGAACGAACTAAGTGGTCATGTAAGCAGTGCTCAGTCAATAGGGAGTTTTAAAAAGATTAGATGAACTTATAGATGGGGAtggtagatggaattaggtagcttttctCATTCAGGtactgccatgtgtaggcctgacagcctcttgcagattccctcttttcttatgtccttATAATATAGGCATTGATGGTGATATTctggcactgtcctaatatagaTGTCCCTCCAGCTGCCCTTGTTTCCCGGTTCCCCCTTCGCAGCTTTTTCACTCAGCTGACAGGACGTGGgaataaaaatatgataacccaaactaacctaacctagctagcATTACCTAACTACGCTATTGGTTATTAAGACAGTGGTTACATTCTTTCTTGGATAGaggcttttctttctcatagATCAATGGAAGTAGTTGTGGGCAGACAGGTCAGTTCTTCATTTCCagtagttagtggggtacctcaaggctctgtatgaggtcctgttctctttcttatctgcATAAGCTATATTGGGGTATCTTTAATATGTGACTTTAAACTATTTGCTGATGACCTAAAATTAATTATATCTCTATACTGTCTTATAATCTCTCTACTATTTTGCAAGACATTATCACAGTTCAAAGAGATATTAATTCTTTAATTGCAGTTGCTGAATCCtgggatagaaaaaataatgtgctAAGACCAGGTGTATAAATAAGTTTTGGAGTCAATCTTCATCAGGTTTATGACCTGGGATCCTATTCATTATATAACTAAGGTAGAAGGTAAACCATTACAATAGAGCAGTGTtgcatttgatttatttataacTATAGAGCCATCATTGAGATTTCACATTCTCATTCAGTCCTTGGTGTCTAAAGCTGCTGGACTAACAAACTCACTTCTCAAATCTACTCTGTGCCGGTCTCCTTCCTTCATAGCTAAGCTTTTTATCACTCACATACAACCACTACTTGAGTTTGGATCGCCAGTCAGGAATACTGGTTACGTCATGGATCTGACTCTTTTGGAATCAGTGAAGCGAAGTTGGAGTAAACAAATTACGGGTCTTGGTGATACCTGGTAATTTGATCTTATGATCTGCGTCTCAAAACTCCAGACTTATATAAGTTTTGGAGTTAATCTTTGTcagattaaataaatgaataaataaatgaaaaaaaaaggacgattgCTTCGTACTGATTTAATCAAGTGCTGAAAAATCTTTCGTATGTTGTCTGGTGTTGTTCCTACTGATTACTTTACTATGGCTTCTCTGAGAGGGATGTTGAGAAGTCACAAACTCAAGATATTTGTTCCACAAGCATCCTgtgatttttttcagtttgagtGGTCAGGCATTGGAATGGTTTCCCTGCTGAGTTAGCTGAAACAGAGACAGCCTCAGTACATTTAAAAGAGACTCCATGACTTTTTAGGTGATAACTATTTGACTATAATGGGAGTCACTAACAGTCTTCATATTCTCTATCAATATATATGGACTTATAGCACACTATCCAGTCATATCAttgtccttttttatttatttatttatttatttattttatttatttatttatttatttatttattattattttttttttttactggcatGCTAGCCATTATGGGGGGGCTTCCCTCCAAGGGAGTCCAACCATGTAAGAACCAAGTAAGATAAGAAAACACTTGACCTGTCCACCTTACAGTATTATGCTGACCAGGTAAGGAACAGGGGTTATGCATGACTAAAGACTGTTCCTCATGTTAAAATTTGACTGATTTACAGGTCTGCTAAAAGCAAAAAGGATTTTGTGGCATGGTATGGCTCAGGGTCCTGGAATACCTACAGTCTGGAGGAATACAGTGGGCCAGACTTCATTACAGCCACCAGCAttgccaggtgagggaggcTTGGTATCAGTTAATTGTCTGTGATTCTGCTCTGCTCTCACTCTATTAGTTACTTGTGTGCTTATAGAGCTGTTGTTTTTGGAAGGCATGTTGTGTATGTCTTgtgttagagaggtggacagaataggagtgagaggatgAATAAAGTTTTGCGCAGCGAGGAcgcagtagaagatagcaagagatgtaacattgtagcggtgagagagaggcttaaggcagtcagtcagagaacaGAAGttaataagacaaaaagcttttgattccaccctatctgaaAAACATTTTAAGTGGAGCCCTCCCATACATGGAAATAATACTTCACACATGGGTGGATAAGACCTGGGGGCCaccgtggtgcagtgggaccGCGCGCTCTTTGTGGGCCCCATggttctcaagcgcacgggttcgtatcctggccacggtccgaggttaggaagggtatccactcggggtaacggttcccaaatgccaaaactaAAGTCAGGAGACACCATCCTAGCCCGAATATAATAGGGGACCGGAcataaaccgaaaaaaaaaaaaaaaaaaaaaaaaaaaccatgggTGGATAAGACCACTTTACGAGTTGCCAGTTTGGTGGtgaaaaaactggtggagacagcTCAGACTTTATAACCAAAgccttcatccctctctttaTACCATAGCTTTCAGTTTCATTTCATTGCTTTCATATTACATGCTTCTTGATGTCAGCATAAAAGATCAATAATTCCCAAATATACCTCGGTTCCTGCAGACATATTCAATCTTTAATAACTCAGGCAAAGAGATTGATacctggtatatatatatatatatatatatatatatatatatatatatatatatatatatatatatatatatatatatatatatatatatatatatatatatatatatatatatatatatatatatatatatatatatatatatatatatatatatatgtgtgtgtgtgtgtgtgtgtgtgtgtgtgtgtgtgtgtgtgtgtgtgtatttacctaattgtatttacctaattgtaacatacggaaaagagctatgctcgtgttgtcccgtctccatatctattaatgtccagctttttcttaaaatcatgaatattccttgcattGACCACttcacgtctaaactattccatgcttccacccttctatgagggaagctatatttttcacatctctcctataagtggccattttagtttttcccatgccctctcgacattcttccattccacatacacagatcttccctatccatttttttccatgccaatcatcactctgtatattgctatcaggtctcccctttctcttctgttttccagggttggaagttgcattcttttcagtctgtcttcataagtcaaatctcttaagtcaggcaccattttcgttgcagccctctgtgtgtgtgtgtgtgtgtgtgtgtgtgtgtgtgtgtgtaataattaaCTCTTGACATGTGAAAAAATTCTTTGTTACTACTGTTGACAAGTCTTATATgtatacaaacaaaatatatacaaaatacaTGCTAAAACACTTCACTAAGAGttacatgtacatatatataatattttatatgtatatataatatatatatatatatatatatatatatatatatatatatatatatatatatatatatatatatatatatatatatatatatatatatatatatatatatatactaagcaCTACAGGTTAAGCAGATTCCACTTCATAAGTCATGTTTTATACCTCCACCTAACACTGACCTTCACCTGTGCTGAACTTTGTATCTAACTGACTTAACATGATAGTCACATTTGAATGAGGAAAGTGTAGGTGAGAAGTGAGGGACTCTTGCAGGTCCATGAAAGTGTTTGAGCGGCACTTCAAGATAGACATGGGCATGGTGTCTGACTCACAGCTGCTGTTCTGGACGCTGGAGCTGGAGGAGCGTCGGGACACACCCGTCACTCGGTCACAGGCCAGGCTGCGCAGAAAATTCTGAAGAAGACTTTTAGAGTATGTGTCTGGTAACACACCTTGGTAGTGCAGGTTACATATTCAGCTTATCTTTTATAGGTCATATATTCACATCTTAGAAAGAGAAGGCACATTTATTTCATACCAGGATAGTTTGTAATTTTGATCATAAACacttgaaataataaaaaatcttttgaaaaataaaactttggGACAAATTTGCAAAATTTGAAACCAGATATATTCAGTCAAACACTGTGATTAGACTTTGTAAATGGTTCTTTATCTTGACAGTtgaaaaagcaacaacaaattGCAAATTTGATTTTTAATACATACTTTTTAATTTTGTTCCTTTTAGTTTGCCATCAGCAGTGAGGATCATCTGTTGTTTTGCAACAAAATTATCTCAGCAGACATGCAGAGAAAACTTTCAAGAGCTCTCTCTTGTAATTCACTGAAAATTATGAAGCTGAGAGGCAGTGATCCAGTCAACCTTTTGATGATGTTCAAACAGTCAAAGAAACACTCACCAGACCTCCTGAAGTTAAAGGTAAAGATGCAACTCCATGCAGTAATTTGTGATTTAAAGATGTCTTCATTTTAAGTTAGTACTACTTGAATCATACCCTCATGATGGATAGCTTCTTATTTATCTGATATTGGTATTGCATAACATAAGTACGTGTTGTCTGCAGCACGAGGAGCACCTGTTCAGCTTGTTAGAGAAGGTCCAGCACTGTGGACTCATGAAAGGTAAAGACATTACAAATGAGATAGCAGAGGCAGCGAAGACCACAGTATTTCAGACCTTGGGGAGCCAGAGTGAAGCAATACCACGTGTGAGGAAAATCGACGTCGTCCTAAGGAATATGCATCATAAAGATGTGAGTTGCCGCACTGCATGCTGCCTTGGACTCTTGCTCCAGAACATAATAGCTCACTTctgaaattaatatattgttttgttttatatgcattctttttatatatcacTCAGTCCATcatttttgcttatttgtttgtactttttgtttttttactgtaCTTTAACATGtgtttttgaatgatgaag is part of the Portunus trituberculatus isolate SZX2019 chromosome 19, ASM1759143v1, whole genome shotgun sequence genome and encodes:
- the LOC123506287 gene encoding uncharacterized protein LOC123506287; this translates as MQRKLSRALSCNSLKIMKLRGSDPVNLLMMFKQSKKHSPDLLKLKHEEHLFSLLEKVQHCGLMKGKDITNEIAEAAKTTVFQTLGSQSEAIPRVRKIDVVLRNMHHKDVSLLPNFRWSYIEAEVCAPSVFHLYREAGMLNILDVPEWLNVLRVSGKTEIEARFE